The following are from one region of the Streptomyces rubrogriseus genome:
- a CDS encoding Wzz/FepE/Etk N-terminal domain-containing protein produces the protein MTTTGTASQPSASAPLLDLQALVVAVRRRRRVWGCLALLGLLLGAAVAVLLPPRPTAVTKVLVAHKDDQPNDTGTLIRTDVELLDTTRIAAAALRSLGSRENPEDFMRDYRGTGLTNNLLRIDVTADSDAEAVARAKALADTFVADHVRRMREAAEAESKSLLDQRDRMRKELAEVNSAIGDRSPDDEPKASASIESLFARRAELDSRIAEFDQRAAEALTGTPEVVAGTQIVDAPHAVEQSLPRAVGTDAAIGLVLGLVLGLALSAVGAVVADRPVLRREIAANLGASVLAELRRGPRRSARSWRRRRSRAARERLTTTLTRLVRGSAEPVSLLELGCARGTGLIALDVAGALEADGPVVVVDGLPGTRLAGAHRGTGGPTVLSGEGATAEGHQGRRLGVGSVAPGTAWTDLRYLGSRTVLVVRAGHGSTAWLHTVARQLADQRIAVIGVVLIDPDPRDRTDGTLWDGPHLARRVPGERPKRHNGGGTSHAVQAVGEGRLRAERPSMPAATVPDSDQEAR, from the coding sequence ATGACGACGACGGGCACGGCTTCGCAGCCGTCGGCCTCCGCTCCCCTGCTGGACCTGCAGGCACTGGTCGTGGCGGTGCGCAGACGACGGCGGGTGTGGGGCTGTCTGGCCCTGCTGGGTCTGCTGCTCGGCGCTGCGGTGGCGGTCCTGCTGCCGCCCCGGCCGACCGCGGTGACCAAGGTGCTGGTCGCGCACAAGGACGACCAGCCCAACGACACCGGAACGCTGATCCGCACGGATGTCGAGCTGCTGGACACCACGCGGATCGCCGCCGCCGCGCTGCGGTCCCTCGGTTCCCGGGAGAACCCGGAGGACTTCATGCGGGACTACCGGGGCACCGGGCTGACCAACAACCTGCTGCGGATCGACGTGACGGCCGACAGCGACGCGGAAGCGGTCGCCCGGGCCAAGGCACTGGCCGACACGTTCGTCGCGGACCACGTGCGGCGGATGCGGGAGGCCGCCGAGGCCGAGTCCAAGTCCCTGCTGGACCAGCGCGACCGTATGCGCAAGGAGCTGGCCGAGGTCAACAGCGCGATCGGGGACCGCTCACCGGACGACGAACCGAAGGCGTCGGCGAGCATCGAGTCGCTCTTCGCCCGCCGGGCCGAGCTCGACTCGCGGATCGCCGAATTCGACCAGCGGGCCGCGGAAGCGCTCACCGGCACGCCCGAGGTCGTCGCCGGCACGCAGATCGTGGACGCCCCGCACGCGGTGGAGCAGTCGCTGCCCAGGGCCGTGGGTACCGACGCCGCCATCGGGCTCGTCCTCGGCCTCGTCCTCGGGCTCGCGCTCTCCGCGGTGGGCGCCGTGGTCGCGGACCGCCCGGTGCTGCGCCGGGAGATAGCGGCGAACCTGGGCGCCTCCGTCCTGGCGGAGCTGCGCCGCGGGCCGCGCCGGTCGGCCCGGTCGTGGCGGCGCCGGCGGAGCCGGGCGGCACGTGAACGGCTCACCACCACCCTGACCCGCCTCGTGCGCGGCTCCGCGGAACCGGTGTCCCTGCTGGAACTGGGCTGTGCGCGCGGCACCGGTCTGATCGCCCTGGACGTCGCCGGGGCGCTGGAGGCGGACGGGCCCGTGGTCGTCGTCGACGGTCTGCCCGGCACGCGGCTCGCGGGCGCCCACCGGGGGACCGGCGGCCCGACCGTGCTGAGCGGCGAAGGGGCCACGGCCGAGGGGCACCAGGGGCGCAGGCTCGGCGTCGGCTCGGTGGCGCCCGGCACGGCCTGGACCGACCTGCGGTACCTCGGCAGCCGGACGGTGCTCGTCGTGCGGGCCGGGCACGGCAGCACCGCGTGGCTGCACACCGTGGCGCGGCAGCTCGCCGACCAGCGCATCGCGGTGATCGGCGTGGTCCTGATCGACCCCGATCCGCGTGACCGGACCGACGGCACGCTGTGGGACGGTCCGCACCTCGCGCGGCGGGTCCCCGGCGAACGGCCGAAGCGGCACAACGGTGGGGGGACCTCCCACGCCGTCCAGGCAGTGGGGGAAGGCCGGCTCCGGGCGGAACGGCCTTCGATGCCGGCCGCGACGGTCCCGGACAGCGATCAGGAGGCGCGGTAG
- a CDS encoding Wzz/FepE/Etk N-terminal domain-containing protein: MSDDTIRLVTVGRILRRRRRLLAVLVVVGALVGYGVSVLFPPRYTASASVLLPGQWEQRELVTQVEIATSSAVVDRTADELRWNGVGKSELRERVSAETADGNIVKISGTAETPERAQRLSDEMAQQFVTYAARIAGGTTGTDEAAAGPEALREQVTRTNRRITDLANAADPGQTVESVQARTELEKLRSALQDAMQKLEEADPANNRAGMVVMGPAARPAGEAPPTRLQLIGGGALLFFVLAVIAHLTAARVNRRLRSESEIAAALGTALLGTVDVPGDRRAHRPKARGARARFRRLLGVDVRWDLPAPRSSGDEVGRRLRYRRVRARLRERVPTARRLLVVVPDDDEVARRAAGQLAADAGDDPRLRVVEVSVARPMVPDRDTESGALVVLSAGARTAEELAGVAEACADGGHEVVGVVVAGAVRAARPSASADASRGDAAAGAAVHDHATGGAA; the protein is encoded by the coding sequence TTGAGCGATGACACGATACGCCTGGTCACGGTCGGGCGAATTCTCCGACGGCGCCGGCGGCTGCTCGCCGTCCTCGTCGTGGTGGGCGCGCTCGTCGGCTACGGCGTCTCGGTGCTGTTCCCGCCGCGCTACACGGCATCGGCCTCGGTCCTGCTGCCGGGGCAGTGGGAGCAGCGCGAGCTGGTCACACAGGTGGAGATCGCGACCAGCTCGGCGGTGGTCGACCGAACGGCCGACGAGCTGCGCTGGAACGGGGTGGGCAAGAGCGAGCTGCGCGAGAGGGTGAGCGCCGAGACCGCCGACGGGAACATCGTCAAGATCTCGGGGACGGCCGAAACCCCGGAGCGTGCGCAGCGGCTCTCCGACGAGATGGCCCAGCAGTTCGTGACGTACGCGGCGCGGATCGCCGGCGGCACCACCGGCACCGACGAGGCCGCCGCTGGGCCGGAGGCGCTGCGGGAGCAGGTGACACGGACCAACCGCCGCATCACCGACCTGGCCAACGCGGCCGATCCCGGGCAGACCGTAGAAAGCGTCCAGGCCCGCACCGAGCTGGAGAAGCTGCGCAGCGCGCTGCAGGACGCCATGCAGAAGCTGGAGGAGGCCGATCCGGCGAACAACCGGGCCGGCATGGTCGTCATGGGTCCGGCGGCCCGGCCGGCCGGCGAGGCTCCGCCGACGCGGCTGCAGCTGATCGGCGGCGGTGCGCTGCTGTTCTTCGTGCTCGCCGTCATCGCTCATCTCACCGCGGCGCGGGTGAACCGGCGGCTGCGCTCCGAATCCGAGATCGCCGCGGCGCTGGGCACGGCGCTGCTGGGAACCGTGGACGTACCCGGTGACCGGCGCGCCCACCGCCCGAAGGCGCGCGGCGCGCGGGCCCGGTTCCGGCGGCTGCTGGGCGTCGACGTCCGGTGGGACCTGCCGGCCCCGCGGTCCTCCGGCGACGAGGTCGGCCGGCGGCTCCGCTACCGGCGGGTCCGGGCCCGCCTGCGGGAACGGGTGCCCACGGCCCGGCGGCTGCTGGTCGTCGTGCCGGACGACGACGAGGTGGCCCGCCGGGCGGCCGGACAGCTCGCCGCCGACGCCGGGGACGATCCGCGGCTGCGGGTGGTGGAGGTCTCGGTGGCCCGGCCGATGGTGCCCGACCGCGACACCGAGTCGGGGGCGCTGGTCGTGCTCAGCGCGGGCGCCCGTACCGCCGAGGAACTCGCCGGTGTCGCCGAGGCGTGCGCGGACGGCGGGCACGAGGTCGTCGGCGTCGTCGTCGCCGGCGCGGTCCGGGCCGCCCGTCCGTCGGCGTCGGCCGACGCGTCCCGGGGGGACGCCGCCGCAGGGGCTGCGGTGCACGACCACGCGACGGGAGGTGCCGCATGA
- a CDS encoding glycosyltransferase family 4 protein: protein MLGDTTSGEAPFGGTAGDRPGRRALILVENLSVPFDRRVWQEATTLRDAGWDVHVICPRGSKRDTEPEAVVDGVHIHRYPLRAATGGPAGYLREYGAALWHTARLARRVGPVDVVHACNPPDLLFLPALWLKRRGARFVFDQHDLIPELYLSRFGRGKDLLYRAVCALERWTYRAADVVLATNESYKDVAIRRGGRRPDDVFVVRSAPATDRFQPVPPEPELKRGKPHLLCYLGVMGPQDGVDYALRALAKLRDELGRTDWHAVFVGSGDAFDAMVELSRSLGLGEQVRFTGRIPDADLVRHLSTADVCLSPDPRNPLNDVSTMNKVLEYMAMGRPIVSFDLREARVSAGEAALYAPANDESAFARLVARLLDDPDERARMGKIGQERVTGQLSWRNSQAALLAAYAAACRDHTPVSAGAPVRTGFKAGKRPRS from the coding sequence TTGCTTGGTGACACGACGTCTGGTGAAGCGCCGTTCGGTGGCACAGCCGGCGACCGGCCGGGTCGGCGCGCCCTGATCCTGGTGGAGAACCTGTCGGTGCCCTTCGACCGGCGGGTCTGGCAGGAGGCGACGACCCTGCGCGACGCGGGCTGGGACGTGCACGTCATCTGCCCCCGGGGCAGCAAGCGGGACACGGAGCCGGAAGCGGTCGTCGACGGGGTGCACATCCACCGCTACCCGTTGCGCGCCGCCACCGGAGGCCCGGCCGGCTACCTGCGTGAGTACGGGGCGGCGCTCTGGCACACGGCCCGGCTGGCCCGCCGGGTCGGCCCGGTCGACGTGGTCCATGCCTGCAACCCGCCGGACCTGCTGTTCCTGCCGGCCTTGTGGCTGAAGAGGCGCGGTGCGCGGTTCGTCTTCGACCAGCACGACCTGATACCCGAGCTGTACCTGTCCCGGTTCGGCCGCGGCAAGGACCTGCTCTACCGCGCCGTGTGCGCGCTGGAACGGTGGACCTACCGGGCCGCGGACGTCGTGCTCGCCACGAACGAGAGCTACAAGGACGTCGCGATACGCCGGGGCGGCCGCCGCCCCGACGACGTCTTCGTGGTGCGCAGCGCACCCGCGACCGACCGCTTCCAGCCGGTGCCGCCCGAACCGGAGTTGAAGCGGGGCAAGCCCCATCTGCTGTGCTACCTGGGCGTCATGGGACCCCAGGACGGCGTCGACTACGCCCTGCGGGCCCTCGCGAAACTGCGCGACGAGCTCGGTCGGACGGACTGGCACGCGGTGTTCGTCGGCTCCGGCGACGCCTTCGACGCGATGGTGGAGCTGTCCCGGTCGCTGGGGCTCGGCGAGCAGGTGCGGTTCACCGGGCGCATTCCGGACGCCGACCTGGTGCGCCACCTCTCCACCGCGGACGTGTGCCTCTCCCCCGACCCCCGCAATCCGCTCAACGACGTGTCGACGATGAACAAGGTCCTGGAGTACATGGCGATGGGCCGGCCGATCGTCTCGTTCGACCTCCGCGAGGCGCGGGTCTCCGCCGGGGAGGCCGCCCTGTACGCACCCGCCAACGACGAGTCGGCGTTCGCCCGGCTCGTCGCACGGTTACTGGACGATCCGGACGAGCGCGCCCGGATGGGCAAGATCGGCCAGGAGCGGGTCACCGGACAGCTCTCCTGGCGCAACTCGCAGGCGGCGCTGCTCGCCGCGTACGCCGCCGCCTGCCGTGACCACACTCCGGTGTCGGCGGGCGCCCCGGTCCGAACAGGGTTCAAAGCAGGGAAAAGGCCGCGCAGTTGA